ATGCATCCCCCTCCTTTGAACCCTTGGCACCCCCTTAATGCACTCCCCTTTCCACCCCCACCTTTGCTTCCTTCTGATTCACCCCTGCTTTGCATCTCTGCACCCCCCTAGGGCACCCCCCATCACGTCCCCTAGTGCATGCATTACAACCCTTTTAATGCACTCCCCTTTGCACTTCCTCATATCAGCTCCCTTTGGCACCCTTGCTGAACCCCCCTCATGAACCCCCATCGCTTTTCCCTCAGTGGTCTCCCTGTGGCCTTTAATGCACCCCCTTGTTGCACCCTTTGGACCTCATCATTGCAGCCCCCCATGACACCCCCTAGTGCCCTCCCACTGCACCCCTTTAATGCACCCCCATTGCACAGCCATTCTTTCCTTCCAGTGCAACCGCACTGCACTCCTGTTGCACCGCCTTAATGCCCCTTCATTGCATCCCATCATGAACCTCTCTTACTGCCCTCCCAAGTCACCCCTTCATTGCACCCCCAGATTTGCCCCCCTTTCATTGCACTCCTTTGTGCTCCCAGCTTGCCCCCCCCCAACCAAAGCTTGCACCTGTTTGCATCCCCAGTTGCCCCTAAAGTGTCCTCCCATTGTGGAGGGTGCGAGTCCCCCTTATTTCAGCACTATGAGGCCCCTCCTTTTGCCCTCATTCAAGGGGAAGCCAAGCCATAGGTTTTGAATCAGTTTTTTCCACACTGAACCATTTGGAGAATTTTTAACTCAGCGTACCAGCAAGAAGTGCTCGTGCACAACACAGAAGTGTGTGTGCTCACAGTGCCTCACTTTGCACTCCTGCAACCTGGCCCTCCCCTTTGCATTGCAAGCACTCtattcccttttttctcctttatctgCCTCATTCTgggtttggcttttttgttgttttttgttgttgttgtaatttttttgtacTGATTAACCCTTTGCTCCCTGCCTTGTGCAGGCAGTTGGTGCTGCACATGCTTTCCTCTCCAAAGCATCATCCTTCTGGTGGGGAAAAGCCGTAATTAACAGCCAGCACTGGAGGTGGTGCACAACCATGCCCCATCCTGAAAAGAGCAAACCCCCCCCAATTTCAGACCCATTTGCAAGGAGGAGGAGCCGAAGAAACCAGTGTGTTTTGTGTGCATCTCCTTTTCGGGATGCAGTGCTTACATGCAATGTACATTGGggtttttaatgcaaaattgGAAAAAATCCCCCTTTTCCTCTTGTCAGTTTGGCTCAGAAACGTAATTTGATTGCAACCTTGGATGCAAAATAAGGAATGAGTGGGAACATGCTTGTAAACTGGGATGTTTTGGACCCCAACCTGTTGCTACCCTATATCCACCCTGCATGTAAAAAATCCCCTCATGGCTGACATTGCTGCAGATCTGACGAATCCTCCCTGCCCCTTGCAGAAACTCGAGGGCTCCAAGTGCAGAGGACAGCTCCTGATCTTTGGGGCCACCAACTGGGACCTGATCGGCCGCAAAGAAGTGCCTAAGCAACAAGGTGAGCAAAAAGCACTGCATTTGCATTGCCAAACATCATACAActcaacaaaaaaaccccaacgTTTCATGCCATGcatcctttttttgttttggtttttttttccccaccagctGCATATCGAAACCTGGGCCAGAATTTATGGGGGCCGCACAGGTATGGGTGTCTCTCAGGTATTCAGGTGCGGAGCGTGGTTTCGGGACCATGTGCGGCTCACAGCCTCCTCATCACCGCTGAGGGCAAGCTGTGGAGCTGGGGTGAGCAAAACACCAAAACACCTCTCAGAAAACGATGGAAAACCCTACAATGCGGCCCAAATCCTAATTATTCCCGTAGGTCGCAACGAGAAGGGGCAGCTGGGCCACGGGGACACAAAGCGTGTGGAAGCCCCCAAGCTCATCGAGGTGCTGGGCAGCGAGGCCATCGTGCTGGCAGCATGTGGCCGGAACCACACACTGGCTCTCACAGGTACATCAACAAAATGCCCtaaaactgcagaattttgcCCTTGCTTCATGgttccttccttcttttgtttgGCAGAGAGCGGCTCCGTGTATGCTTTTGGGGAGAACAAAATGGGGCAGCTTGGTCTTGGGAACCAAACAGACGCTGTTCCAAGCCCTACGCAGGTAAATCCactctgttctgtgcttttccatttttttttgtcggGGTGAAAAACAGcgtatttgtattttttcactgaaaaattagCAGAGCCCAAAACCCATTGGGATGTTGGGACGTTCCCCTTTAGGATGTAAGGGCATCCCTATTGAAGATGCATTGAACTGGGGTGGACAAAATGcagtgtgaaaaagaaatcattagaaaaaaataactttatacATACATTGTAGAATTTTGGGGTCTGCCCTCCCAAGCCTCCATTTTTGGGGTGAAAGCTGTAGGCTTTAGGGAAGCTTGTGgccaaggaaaatgaaatagaatggGGGTCAACTCCCAGAGGTGCTCTCCCCtaaaaaattcagctttttgcttttcttgtctttttcgCAGATCATGTACAACGGGCAGCCCATCACCAAAATGGCCTGTGGGGCTGAGTTCAGCATGATCATGGACTGCAAAGGAAACCTCTACTCCTTTGGGTGCCCAGAGTACGGGCAGCTGGGTATGGTCATGTTTTGGGGTGGTTTTCTAAAGGTTTGGGCTATTATGGGGTTTTGGGGTAGGAAACATTCCCTGCCTCTGTTTTCCCATCTCTGAAATGGGTTCAGAGATGACGTAGCAgctcccaggaaaaaaaaaacctcaaaaaaacaAGATGCAAACCTAAAATAGAAAGAGTTTTGCAAGTGAGAAAGGGATTTCTTGGTAGTGTGGTGTCCTTGTGCAGGGCACAACTCGGATGGGAAGTTCATCGCCCGAGCGCAGCGCATAGAGTACGACTGCGAGCTGGTGCCGCGTCGCGTGGCCATCTTCATCGAGAAGACCAAAGATGGGCAGATCCTGCCCGTCCCCAATGTGGTGGTGCGGGACGTGGCATGCGGGGCCAACCACACGGTGAGCAGTCAGCGGTGCTgcccttcacttttttttattgttgcatCACTTTTTGCAAATGTGTTATTGCAGCAAAAAAAGGTGTCCCTTTCTGCCAGCTTTCCCTGCTTCAGTTTGCAGTGTATACTTGCAGTATTTACTTAAGGATAGATTAATGATATGCATTAAAGGATAATTTCTTGCAGTATGCATTTAAGAATGAATATTTGCAGAATGCAGGATAGGGATTTACAGTTTGTATTTAAGGATGAGGCCTTTGCAGCGTGCCCGTAGTTTGCATTGTACGCTGCAGCCCATACAATTGCTGTGTCACCTGCACCAAGCTGCGTTCACTGTACATCCCCCTGTTCCCAGCTTGTCCTGGACTCCCAGAAGCGCGTTTTCTCCTGGGGCTTTGGTGGCTATGGGCGGCTGGGCCACGCAGAGCAGAAGGATGAGATGGTGCCACGCCTGGTCAAGCTCTTTGACTTCCCAGGCCGAGGAGCTGCACAGATCTATGCCGGCTACACGTGCTCCTTTGCCGTCAGTGAGACAGGTGAGTGGCCACCCTGCATCCCTAATTTCGGTTGATTTGAGCAAATCCACTCTTATAAAATCTCACAGATAGGAGCATCCCTAATATGTGTTCTGGGGGCTTGCAGGTGGCTTGTTTTTCTGGGGTGCCACCAACACCTCCCGCGAGTCCACCATGTACCCTAAAGCAGTGCAGGACCTGTGTGGCTGGAAGATCCGTAGCCTGGCCTGTGGGTGAGTGATGGTCCTCACAAAATCTCCGTTTTCCTAGTTTTGGAGTGCAGGGGGGTTGCTggtgcagggtgctggggtCAGCACCTTGCATCATGCTGCAGAAAGAGCAGCATCATCGTGGCAGCAGATGAGAGCACCATCAGCTGGGGCCCATCTCCCACATTTGGAGAGCTGGTAAGAAGGATTTACAGTACCCTAAACCATCCAGTTGTGCCCCTCCCGTCTTTTGGGGCAGAGGCTCTGCATGTCGACCCACCACAATTTTTTGGAGTTATGCTTGCATTTTCCAGGGCTATGGGGACCACAAGCCCAAGTCATCAACGGCTGCCCAAGAGGTGAAGACCTTGGATGGGATCTACACGGAGCAGGTAAGCAGGGACCCAAACACATTTGTGTCCCTAGCAGTGGCTGGGACCATGAACAGCTCATCCCACCCTTTGGGATGTTCCTGTCCATGGGGTGCTCCCACCTATGGGATGTTTCCAGCTATGTGATGCTCCCACCTATGAGTTGGTGGCCACCTATGCTGTGCTGTTCCCATGGATTGCTTCTGCCCGCGTGATATTAACACCTGTGCAGTGCAGCCACCCACGGGATGCTGTCACTCATGGCATGCTGTCGCCCGTGGGTTGTACCTATCCCTGTAACGTTCTCACCCATGCAATGCTTCCACCCATTGGATGCTGACAGCTATTCAAGACTCCTACCCATAGGTTCTTCCCACCCATGAGTTGCTGTCACCCGTGGGTTCTTTCCACCCAAGCAATGGTGCCATCCGTGGGTTGTGCCCACCCATGTAATGCTAACACCCATGGGATGCTGTCATCCGTCAGATTTCTGTCACCTTTGTGACGCTTCCACCCATAGGTTCTTCCCACCCAAGAGATGAGTGCTACCCATGGGATGCTGTCACCCATGCGTTGTGCCTACTGATGTAATACTACCGCTTAGAGGATGCTCCCCTCCACAGGATGTACTCACCTATGGGATACTCCCACCCATGAGTTGTTGCCATTCGCTGGATGCTCCCGGTCATGGGATTCTCCCATCCCATGGGGTGTTCCCACCTATGCTTTGCCCCCACTGTGGGATGTTCCTCAAGCATAGCCCAGTATAAAGGAAGGGGGTCCAACACCAGCAGGAGTGACACTTTCCCCTCCCTGTAGGTGGCCATGGGCTATGCCCACTCACTGGTGATTGCCCGCGATGAGAGCGACGCTGAGAAGGAGAAGCTGCGCAAGCTGCCCGAGTACAACCCCCGCACCATCTGAGGGCCCGTTTCAGGCAATCCACGGTTCTACTACCTGTTCTCCTACAATTTCCAAAGCGTTGGGTTCTCCCCTTCCATGGCCAAGACCTTCCCCCGTGGCTTTTCCATTTCCCATCTCCACCCTAGCAGGACCTTTTGGCACATCCAGGCTTTTAGTTGTTGGGTTTGTGggggttttttatttgttcattttattgctgttcCGCACAGAAAGAGGGGTGCTGGGTTCACCTGGGCAGGCataggtttttaatttttttttttttttaataatctttatTACCAAATTTCTCTGGTTGTGGGCTTGGAGCAAAAGACCAGTAAACCCTTCATTTTCCACAACATCGCAATGTTGGGGGGCATTTTTTCACAAATAACCTCTATTTTGGGTGCTATTATTTTAGGGTTGTGTGTGTTTCCCACCCCACTTCCTCAGCATCCCTTTTCCTAGGGGGATTTGGGACCAGATGCGTTATCTCATACCCACAGGGACAAACCCTGTGGtcccttccccatcccagcaTCATTTTTTTGGGCTGGATGCCTCCAAACCCGCAGATTCCGCAAACCCCCCGCTGCCCATCCCAGGGCAATCTCAGGTATGAAGAGCGGGCCCTGAAGTATTGTGCAagctttttccccccttttttttttttcccattaattattattatttttattattaatattatttcagCCTGGTATCTGCCAAAAGCCCTTCCTGGGGCGACGCTGTGCACTGTGCTGGAGAAACGAGGTGCCTTTACATGCAGAGCCCGGCTCTGCCTCCACACAACCCAAGGGTGATATTTTATTACCttattttttagattttagggtttattttgaatttttttaatccctttcCACTCCCCCCACACAGCTGTGTGGGGAGCTCTGCAGTActttatggaggaaaaaaataaaaaaaagattttacaaaaaaaagggagggTTCTTTACGTTTGCTTTGGGGTTAGGGTTTATTTTGGGGTTTATTTTGGTGTGTTAGAGTCAAAACTTCCAGGATGGGGAGAGCAGCGGGGCAGAGGTGTCAGATACTCCGTTTTTTTGAGCAATATTCACATTTGCTGCAAGAGGAGATCAGGGTGTGCAGCACCCTCACATGGGGCTTTTAGAACCTTATCCCTACTTTTTTCTACCTGCAATATTTCAGGGTCGTCCCCATCAGCTGCCAGCCCCAAAGGGGCATGAACAGATTCTGCAGCCCAAGAACAGGGGtggagaaacagcaaaaagccACTTTCACCCCTAAAAAAGCAATTTGGGCTCTAGGTCCCATTGTGCCCCATTGCATCCCAGCAAAAGGAGGAGGCTGGAagcatgaaataataataaactacGATGCTCTCAGAGCAGCGTTCCTTTTAGGTGAGGCGACAGGTTCCTGGTTCGTGCTGTCATTGtcttcttcatgtttttatatttcttggagtaaatgtttaaataaatgatgTTGTGTACACCTCTTGACTACTGCATGCACACCCTGATCCCCAATTATGGCTGAAAGCAGCAATGCAATCAGCAAAAGCACTCCCAGTGTTCATCATGAAGGTGAGAAGTTCCTCACCTTCATCCCTGcccccattttcttttctcttgtaacCAAAATGGACAAATAAAGGGAATGCTCCCTGTTCACCCCGAAGCAGTGCACGAAGCAGCACCAGCATCCCTAAAAGCAAACCCGCAGCCGTTAGAGGGCACCATCCTGCTGCTATCACAATCCTCCATCCCCGGATCTACTCCCCTCAGTTCCCTCTATGATTTTGGAAGCAGGgtgcaaacacagcagtgcaTACATACACGTGTCCttgtgcatgcatgcacacttACTTTTTTACATGCATTTGCACATGTGCATTTTTTCCCAGTGTATCTGTGCATTTTACTCTCTAAATGTgattattttgcatttggatttttttttgcatgcataTTTTTGTCCATGTATGCATTCTTTTGTGCATGCTTGCCTGTTGTAGCACATGCCTGGCAGTTTGTGTATTTGGCTGTTAGAACTACACCAAAACAGGCATGCACACTATCATTCATATTCGTATGCATGCCCACTTTGTAAAGCAGCCTGTGCATTTCTGTGCACTTTCAGCgggcttttctttttatgcatGCACGTGTGTTTTCCTGTTAGCATTCTCATGCATGCATACACATTTTGTAAGCTTctgctcacattttttttctgtagttttgcACGTGTACATTTTTGTGCATGCATCCATTGCGTAGTTGGACATGCAAATGCTTTTTCCATATACattgctgcagagctctgcatcaCACCCCTGAACACTTCAAAGATGTCTTTAACCTCAGCAGGAGGCTGGGAGCAAGCGCAGCCCTCATTTATTTCCAATgggagttgggggggggggactgCTGCACAGAAGGCACTTacagggagggagaagggatttagggaaaaaaagggaggaaaatgggCAGCTCAGGGCACCATCCGCCACCACTTGAAGGCAAAGGGCTTGCGGCGGACATTGGTGCCGCAGTGCACCTCTCCAGCAAGCTTGTGGTAGGAGAAGAAATCATCGATGAAGGTGCAGGAGAgccccaggggctgcagcagtgcccgCACCCGCTcctccaggcagcactgcccagctACCAGCGGCCCAAAGGGCTTGGGGATACCCAAGTGtctgcccagcaccagcatGTTCACCTGAAGATGGACCAAAAGTAGTTCATCCAAATGGTGAACAAGGAGAGTGCGAAGGGCTGCCAGCATGCTGCCCTAAATTCACACTAGCTGCTCATTACCATGTCAGGGAAATAGGCCATGGCTCTAGTTTGGTCATCGGCTTGGAAGAGCTGCGGGATGTCAATGATGTCCTGCtcagccagccccagctcccgCTTCAGGATGTCTCGGTTCCAACtgatgcagctctgcagggagggagcGTGGTTGTGGGTGGTGGTGGGAGATAAGGAGGGATGGGGAATAGGGGGACAAGGAGACAGGAAGACGAGAATGAAGGGAATAGGAGGACAGAGATGGggagagggatggggacagaagGACAAGGACACAGATGGGGAGGGACAGAAAGACGAGGATGGAATGGGGAGAGGGATGAGGAGAcgaggaggaggggagagggacaGAGAGGGGCTCAGAGAACTGGAGTGGGGTGGACAGTGGGACATAAAGATGGAGGAATGGAGGGAATGGGAGGTGGACAGAAGGACAGTGATGGACAGGTGGAAGAACAGACAGCAGGACCTCACCTGCGCATAGGCATTGAACTTGCGCAGTGCTTCATTAGCCAGGATCTCGTTGATGCTCGGCTTGGGCACGCcgtgcagccctgcacacagagcagggaagCCTCACCCCATGTTGGGAGGACATTGGGCCATTGGGTTGGGAGGTCCCACAGCATTCCTACCCTGGAACATTGTCGCTTCCCCATAGCCCATCTCCTGCTTCTCCCTGAGCAGCTGGTAGCAGGCACTGGGGCTTGCCAGCAGCAGCCGAAAGCCCTATAGATGAAGAGAGCAATACGAGCTCACTCCATGTTTCATCCCCCCAAAAAATTACCCCACAAAACAGTTGCCTACCTTCCGATCGGGTGCAGGGATGAAGCTGAGGAATTCGTCAAcatgtccaacctgcagccAGTCCGAGAAGAGCTCCACAGGCGCCTGCACCCGTTGGGCAGCAAGGAAATTCCGCACCGCTTTGGCCATGCGCCGGCCACCAAACCTAAGGGCAATGAATGGGGAGCTCAGCCTTGGCCTTTGCAGGTGGTGTGCTCCAAAATCCCATCTCCCACCTGGGGAAGCTGCTGCCAATGAGGATGCGGCCCAGTGGGTACTCCTTGCTGCGCACAGTCACTGGGGGACTGACCTCCAGGTTGCCAAAGGAGTCGAGGCTGGAGGTGTTCTCTGGTGTTTTCTGAGCCACATAGCCAAAATCAGGGCCCTGGGGAGAAAGCGGGGCTGGCATTAAGCACCTGCCTTGGGAATGCCAAACCTTGAGGCACAATGCTCCTGTTGCCCCTGCTGACTTGGCTAGTCCTCCTTCCTATAAATTAATTTACCCTGTTATGGATTCAGAGAATCATACAGGTTGGGAAAGagaccttcaggatcatcacatccaaccatcagcctgacctGCTGAGCCTCATCACTCAACCGTGGCCCTCAGTGATTGCTCATAttcttattattattccttttctgATTCTTATTCCTACTCttattctcatttgttttcctctttccatttctACTCTTATCATTCTTATTCCTATTCCTGTTCATACTCTTATTTTCATCCCCATTCCTACTCTTATTTCTACTCCTGTTCCCATTCCTTCTCTTATTACTACTCCTATTCCTTACTTATATTCTCATTCTTATTCCCATTCTTACTATTATTCCTATTATTTCTATTCCCATTCCTATTATTTCTATTCCCACTCCTATCCCTACTCTTATCCTTATTCgttctcattttttcccttctccttttgcAGACTGCCACAGTGCACACCACTCCTCACTAGCACCAGGAAACCTAGCATCAGGATTTGGAGGACATGTGGCTTCAGTTGGGTACCAGGATGCTCCTGACAGGGAAGTCCTTCAGGCCGCGGTCACGAGGTGAATCAAAGACCACTGGGAATGTTTTATGGGGCGCTTGCACATAGCCAAACTCCACTTCATcctgcagagggagcagagagaaagggaagcGCTGTGGAGCCACAGCTGGAGAGTCCCAACCCCACAGCACCCACCTGGATCCAGCGGTCATTGCGGTTCTCGGGCAGTGGGCAGATGGTCACTGGGCACTTGGCTTCCTCAGCCAGTGCGCTGATGGCTGCCACAAAGTCCTCATTGTCCTCCACACTGGGAAATAAAACCAGGGAGCCACAAGGTTGCAGTGGAGCCCAGACGGAATGCAGACACCCCCCNNNNNNNNNNNNCACAAAGACCTCCAATGGTGCCAGCGTGTT
The sequence above is a segment of the Numida meleagris isolate 19003 breed g44 Domestic line chromosome 20, NumMel1.0, whole genome shotgun sequence genome. Coding sequences within it:
- the RCC2 gene encoding protein RCC2; protein product: MPRRKAAGPPWEPGPGRRRPGAAGGRRRPRNGGGGGGSSGGSSDEEAPRERRPRDGSPGGGGGGRRPGRPAAPGSGSALGPGPGGAARGQAVVICEPEHSKERIKLEGSKCRGQLLIFGATNWDLIGRKEVPKQQAAYRNLGQNLWGPHRYGCLSGIQVRSVVSGPCAAHSLLITAEGKLWSWGRNEKGQLGHGDTKRVEAPKLIEVLGSEAIVLAACGRNHTLALTESGSVYAFGENKMGQLGLGNQTDAVPSPTQIMYNGQPITKMACGAEFSMIMDCKGNLYSFGCPEYGQLGHNSDGKFIARAQRIEYDCELVPRRVAIFIEKTKDGQILPVPNVVVRDVACGANHTLVLDSQKRVFSWGFGGYGRLGHAEQKDEMVPRLVKLFDFPGRGAAQIYAGYTCSFAVSETGGLFFWGATNTSRESTMYPKAVQDLCGWKIRSLACGKSSIIVAADESTISWGPSPTFGELGYGDHKPKSSTAAQEVKTLDGIYTEQVAMGYAHSLVIARDESDAEKEKLRKLPEYNPRTI
- the LOC110387009 gene encoding protein-arginine deiminase type-3-like isoform X4, whose translation is MEAISKDVGDEKVRVSYFGEASGVPVGRAMLYLTCVEVSLDADTGRSGSVSRTLVDKATWTWGPDGHGAILLVNCDRDDPKSRLTGDGSEPKSQPTDNRDTTVCSYEDLKDMSQMVLRTRGPRTIFTGHGLVLHVGFSDADKVGVFYGGNSIALEEYKHVLGGEKLAYAVKPSRHQEESIFYVEGLAFPDAGFSGLVAFHVTLLESSEKGFLETPIFTDTVVFRVAPWIMTPNTLAPLEVFVPSVEDNEDFVAAISALAEEAKCPVTICPLPENRNDRWIQDEVEFGYVQAPHKTFPVVFDSPRDRGLKDFPVRSILGPDFGYVAQKTPENTSSLDSFGNLEVSPPVTVRSKEYPLGRILIGSSFPRFGGRRMAKAVRNFLAAQRVQAPVELFSDWLQVGHVDEFLSFIPAPDRKGFRLLLASPSACYQLLREKQEMGYGEATMFQGLHGVPKPSINEILANEALRKFNAYAQSCISWNRDILKRELGLAEQDIIDIPQLFQADDQTRAMAYFPDMVNMLVLGRHLGIPKPFGPLVAGQCCLEERVRALLQPLGLSCTFIDDFFSYHKLAGEVHCGTNVRRKPFAFKWWRMVP
- the LOC110387009 gene encoding protein-arginine deiminase type-1-like isoform X3 yields the protein MSAPKDAIAFHVQGTPGVKVYVVHETQSVKLPSSVTRWPLSAGTEVLLTMEAISKDVGDEKVRVSYFGEASGVPVGRAMLYLTCVEVSLDADTGRSGSVSRTLVDKATWTWGPDGHGAILLVNCDRDDPKSRLTGDGSEPKSQPTDNRDTTVCSYEDLKDMSQMVLRTRGPRTIFTGHGLVLHVGFSDADKVGVFYGGNSIALEEYKHVLGGEKLAYAVKPSRHQEESIFYVEGLAFPDAGFSGLVAFHVTLLESSEKGFLETPIFTDTVVFRVAPWIMTPNTLAPLEVFVPSVEDNEDFVAAISALAEEAKCPVTICPLPENRNDRWIQDEVEFGYVQAPHKTFPVVFDSPRDRGLKDFPVRSILGPDFGYVAQKTPENTSSLDSFGNLEVSPPVTVRSKEYPLGRILIGSSFPRFGGRRMAKAVRNFLAAQRVQAPVELFSDWLQVGHVDEFLSFIPAPDRKGFRLLLASPSACYQLLREKQEMGYGEATMFQGLHGVPKPSINEILANEALRKFNAYAQSCISWNRDILKRELGLAEQDIIDIPQLFQADDQTRAMAYFPDMVNMLVLGRHLGIPKPFGPLVAGQCCLEERVRALLQPLGLSCTFIDDFFSYHKLAGEVHCGTNVRRKPFAFKWWRMVP
- the LOC110387009 gene encoding protein-arginine deiminase type-1-like isoform X1; the encoded protein is MCRQKAQRCAPAGWDQAVLISSLLPAFIIPSCRPRQHSRVCGGMAQQRRVQLCTQRPTSTVCVLGTELSLDIQGSAPKDAIAFHVQGTPGVKVYVVHETQSVKLPSSVTRWPLSAGTEVLLTMEAISKDVGDEKVRVSYFGEASGVPVGRAMLYLTCVEVSLDADTGRSGSVSRTLVDKATWTWGPDGHGAILLVNCDRDDPKSRLTGDGSEPKSQPTDNRDTTVCSYEDLKDMSQMVLRTRGPRTIFTGHGLVLHVGFSDADKVGVFYGGNSIALEEYKHVLGGEKLAYAVKPSRHQEESIFYVEGLAFPDAGFSGLVAFHVTLLESSEKGFLETPIFTDTVVFRVAPWIMTPNTLAPLEVFVPSVEDNEDFVAAISALAEEAKCPVTICPLPENRNDRWIQDEVEFGYVQAPHKTFPVVFDSPRDRGLKDFPVRSILGPDFGYVAQKTPENTSSLDSFGNLEVSPPVTVRSKEYPLGRILIGSSFPRFGGRRMAKAVRNFLAAQRVQAPVELFSDWLQVGHVDEFLSFIPAPDRKGFRLLLASPSACYQLLREKQEMGYGEATMFQGLHGVPKPSINEILANEALRKFNAYAQSCISWNRDILKRELGLAEQDIIDIPQLFQADDQTRAMAYFPDMVNMLVLGRHLGIPKPFGPLVAGQCCLEERVRALLQPLGLSCTFIDDFFSYHKLAGEVHCGTNVRRKPFAFKWWRMVP